The Penicillium digitatum chromosome 6, complete sequence genome has a window encoding:
- a CDS encoding Ribosomal protein L18e/L15, with amino-acid sequence MPTRFSNTRKHRGHVSAGYGRVGKHRKSPGGRGMAGGQHHHRTNLDKFHPGYFGKVGMRYFHKTNQQFWKPTINVDKLWSLVPAEQRDAYLSGQKTDVAPVIDLLPLGYSKVLGKGRLPQIPVVVRARYVSRDAEEKIKAAGGVVELVA; translated from the exons ATGCCTACCCGTTTCTCGAACACCCGGAAGCA CCGCGGCCATGTGTCTGCCGGTTACGGTCGTGTCGGCAAGCACCGCAAGTCCCCCGGTGGTCGCGGTATGGCCGGTGgtcaacaccaccaccgtACCAACCTCGACAAGTTCCACCCTGGTTACTTCGGTAAGGTTGGTATGCGTTACTTCCACAAGACCAACCAGCAGTTCTGGAAGCCCACTATCAACGTCGATAAG CTCTGGTCTCTTGTCCCCGCTGAGCAGCGCGACGCCTACTTGAGCGGCCAGAAGACCGATGTCGCCCCCGTCATCGACCTCCTGCCTCTCGGCTACTCTAAGGTTCTTGGAAAGGGCCGTCTCCCCCAGATCCCCGTCGTCGTCCGTGCCCGTTACGTCAGCCGTGACGCCGAGGAGAAGATTAAGGCCGCCGGTGGTGTTGTTGAGCTCGTCGCATAA
- a CDS encoding DnaQ exonuclease/DinG helicase, protein MDFHHPYTPYEIQLQFMQALYACLEDGKIAVFESPTGTGKSLSLICGSLTWLRDHKRKAFQETVDATGDDNEPDWMIEHAKRESRRAITEKRQEFEARLVKIRQEEERLKQAQDSADRPRKKQRHDDSAPETVNDDDQFALDDYESDTDNQKGQNDSGNAGGLSASTLALLERFQGKFSTQKKDQEDNDDDEVKIFFCSRTHSQLSQFAGELRRVTLPSSLPSDLDPESKDDLSKLEERVKHLSLGSRKNLCINPKVRALANNTEINEKCLDLQQAGLAADKKCSFIPSKDNEALALEFRDHALATVKDIEDIAQVGKKLGICPYYASRPVIKHSEIVTLPYQLLLQRSAREALNISVKGHIVIIDEAHNLMDAITGIHSVTVSLNQLRTAIGQLTTYARKFKNKLKGKNRNYVAQVIRLVSSIAEHMESISQQNGPLEGSVQTSDLMTGKGVDQINPYKLSRYLQESKLARKVDGYLESSQQPQPDRPKDKTTVPVLFHIQSFLLPLMNPSEEGRLFFQKSQEDVLLKYMLLDPTNHFREIAEDARAVILAGGTMSPMSDYVNYLFSYLPPERLGTFSYGHVIPKSNLVAQSLTQGLMGNEFDFTYEARNSERMITDLGRTMATLCQVIPDGVVAFFPSYDYLSHVLGVWKKPIPNGNGQSTLNLLERKKKIIYESREAMTTTDDLLREYTEAVQSGSGALLLSIVGGKLSEGINFSDNLGRGVFIIGLPFPNIRSPVWQAKIQYLEEKTYKQASGSEPERKAVGKAAGRDFYENSCMRAVNQCIGRAIRHINDYAAIIMIDRRYESPRIQQKLPGWIRGSLVPAPPTRAAQKTVQRISKFFAEKKAMAG, encoded by the exons ATGGATTTCCACCATCCCTACACGCCATACGAGATTCAGCTACAGTTTATGCAGGCCTTGTACGCCTGCCTGGAAGATGGCAAGATCGCGGTATTTGAATCCCCAACTG GGACTGGAAAATCTTTAAGCTTAATTTGTGGTTCTTTAACCTGGCTTCGAGATCACAAGCGAAAGGCCTTCCAAGAAACCGTTGATGCCACAG GCGATGACAATGAACCTGACTGGATGATTGAACATGCCAAACGGGAATCCAGACGTGCTATCACTGAAAAGAGACAAGAATTCGAGGCCCGATTAGTCAAAATTCGGCAGGAGGAAGAACGTTTGAAACAGGCCCAGGACAGCGCAGACCGACCCCGTAAAAAGCAG CGACATGACGACTCAGCACCCGAAACTGTTAATGACGACGATCAATTTGCTCTCGATGACTATGAAAGCGACACAGACAATCAGAAAGGGCAGAATGACTCTGGGAATGCTGGCGGACTGTCTGCAAGTACTTTGGCCTTGCTAGAACGGTTTCAAGGGAAATTCTCAACGCAAAAGAAAGATCAGGAGGATaacgacgatgatgaggtCAAGATCTTTTTTTGCTCAAGGACACATTCACAGCTTAGCCAGTTTGCCGGTGAATTACGACGAGTCACCCTTCCATCTAGTTTACCTAGCGATCTCGATCCAGAGAGCAAAGATGACCTCTCCAAACTGGAAGAGCGTGTGAAACACCTCTCACTAGGGTCTAGAAAGAACCTGTGCATCAACCCCAAAGTCCGAGCCTTGGCGAACAACACTGAAATTAACGAAAAGTGCTTGGATTTACAGCAAGCGGGTTTAGCAGCCGACAAGAAGTGCTCCTTTATTCCCTCCAAAGATAACGAGGCCCTGGCTCTTGAGTTCAGAGACCATGCTTTGGCGACAGTCAAAGACATCGAAGACATTGCCCAGGTTGGGAAGAAACTTGGAATATGTCCCTACTATGCATCTCGTCCGGTCATCAAGCACAGTGAG ATTGTCACACTTCCGTATCAATTGTTGCTGCAAAGATCCGCTCGTGAGGCCCTCAATATCTCGGTCAAAGGTCATATTGTCATCATCGATGAAGCCCACAATCTCATGGATGCAATAACTGGCATTCATTCGGTGACTGTCTCGCTAAATCAACTGCGGACTGCTATCGGGCAGCTGACAACATATGCCCGCAAGTTCAAGAACAAATTAAAAGGAAAGAATCGAAACTATGTTGCGCAAGTCATCCGGTTAGTGAGCTCCATTGCAGAGCATATGGAGTCAATCTCTCAGCAAAATGGACCACTGGAAGGCTCGGTGCAAACGTCAGATCTCATGACTGGAAAGGGAGTTGACCAGATCAACCCTTATAAACTCTCTAGATATCTGCAAGAGAGCAAGCTCGCCCGGAAAGTTGACGGCTATCTTGAGTCCTCGCAACAGCCACAACCTGATCGGCCCAAGGATAAGACAACAGTTCCGGTTCTGTTTCATATTCAAagctttcttcttcctctcatGAACCCTTCGGAAGAGGGACGGCTCTTCTTTCAGAAAAGTCAAGAAGATGTTTTGTTGAAATACATGCTTCTTGACCCTACGAACCACTTTCGGGAAATTGCCGAGGACGCTAGGGCTGTCATTCTAGCTGGCGGTACTATGTCCCCT ATGTCAGATTATGTGAATTATTTGTTTTCGTATCTACCCCCAGAACGACTAGGGACATTTAGTTATGGCCACGTCATTCCAAAATCCAACTTGGTGGCACAGTCCTTGACTCAAGGACTGATGGGAAACGAGTTTGATTTTACCTATGAGGCACGAAATTCTGAACGAATG ATCACCGACCTTGGGCGTACGATGGCAACCCTCTGTCAAGTCATTCCAGACGGTGTTGTTGCGTTCTTCCCCAGTTATGACTATCTCAGTCATGTTCTGGGGGTCTGGAAGAAGCCCATTCCCAACGGGAATGGCCAAAGCACTCTCAATCTACTGGaacggaagaagaagattaTCTACGAATCTCGCGAAGCAATGACAACTACAGACGATTTGCTGCGAGAGTATACCGAGGCCGTTCAGTCAGGATCAGGAGCCTTGCTTCTGTCTATCGTGGGCGGCAAGTTGTCAGAAGGCATTAATTTTTCTGACAATCTAGGGCGGGGCGTCTTTATCATCGGCCTGCCATTCCCCAATATCCGAAGCCCTGTATGGCAGGCCAAAATCCAGTACCTTGAGGAGAAGACCTACAAACAGGCATCTGGTTCCGAGCCGGAAAGAAAAGCAGTGGGCAAGGCAGCAGGCAGGGACTTTTACGAAAATTCATGCATGCGAGCAGTGAATCAGTGCATCGGTCGAGCCATCAGGCACATAAACGATTACGCGGCGATCATAATGATCGACCGCCGGTATGAGTCGCCGCGGATCCAACAAAAACTGCCTGGTTGGATTAGAGGGAGCTTGGTCCCAGCGCCTCCCACGCGGGCGGCTCAAAAGACCGTGCAAAGAATTTCAAAGTTCTTTGCCGAAAAAAAGGCAATGGCAGGCTAG
- a CDS encoding Chitin synthase activator (Chs3), putative: protein MNRPPQDGQQRLGATWYPGGQDDFYMPEVISPSPQRVMPEVPENMQDNIAEMEYHADPRRGQQQPQYQRAHTYPERTSSVQGQPQLGQVHDPSSYAQSATYDSMDHPNFSPFPVLRNPPPNVPPTDEQREANLERARMAVLSTTDPEMQLAWAMDALAFVEVAAQNDVRLCLTQPPRPQTPQVERQLRVDAMNIVSFLAEQHHPKAEFIKGMWLEFGKFGCPVDRKEAFRSYSRAAEKGYARAEYRIGMQFESSGEPEKAIKHYQRGVARADSASYYRLGMMILLGQHGQHQDFNTGLEYIRLAAQSCDQNAPQGAYVYGMLLARELPQVSVPESFLPLDLNMARVNIEKAAYHGFAKAQVKMGAAYELCQLSCDFNPALSLHYNALAARQGEPDAEMAISKWFLCGHEGIFEKNDELAFKYAQRAAQSGLPTAEFALGYFYEVGIYVSVDIKEARSWYTKAAASGNKDASGRIESISRSKTLSRKDHEKIAISRIKSTRYTAHQRGNSLASTPENIEMPDPSRMTLSDGSPSGAPYPDRPHSTRPRPQQGYQLSDTRPSSAFGVNPNLRSNVNVPSGYAEPPPQSPGSYTPSYGPGELGGPGGPVNYRQPGPGTPLSAPAGPTSPQAGNMTGPGGAPRLDIGYSAPMSPSGGRRPPPRLDSAPDRKPMRPPVSGHSGMSSPNMVSPRPPGSPSIPPRMESRQQSHGSGASTPQPAPSVPSSTSFAPQQKPAKPPSKGPKTFEEMGVPSANKDSDCIVM from the exons ATGAACAGACCACCACAGGATGGTCAGCAACGCTTAGGTGCAACTTGGTATCCAGGGGGGCAAGATGACTTCTACATGCCAGAGGTCATATCCCCATCTCCTCAAAG AGTGATGCCAGAAGTGCCCGAGAATATGCAAGACAATATTGCTGAGATGGAATACCACGCCGACCCCCGCCGCGGGCAACAACAACCGCAATACCAACGCGCCCACACCTATCCCGAACGCACTTCATCTGTTCAAGGTCAACCCCAACTCGGTCAGGTGCACGATCCCAGTTCGTACGCGCAATCCGCGACCTATGACAGCATGGATCACCCCAACTTTTCACCTTTCCCCGTCTTGCGGAACCCACCACCAAACGTCCCACCCACTGATGAACAGAGAGAAGCGAACCTAGAGCGCGCGCGGATGGCCGTGCTATCGACCACAGACCCGGAGATGCAACTCGCATGGGCCATGGATGCCCTCGCCTTTGTCGAGGTCGCCGCACAGAACGACGTTCGCCTCTGTTTGACCCAACCGCCACGTCCGCAGACCCCGCAAGTGGAGCGCCAGCTCAGGGTCGACGCGATGAATATCGTCAGCTTTCTTGCTGAGCAGCACCATCCTAAAGCGGAATTCATCAAAGGCATGTGGCTCGAATTTGGCAAATTTGGCTGCCCTGTCGATCGCAAGGAGGCATTCCGATCATACTCCCGAGCCGCTGAGAAGGGATATGCGCGTGCCGAATACCGGATCGGAATGCAGTTTGAGAGTTCGGGTGAGCCGGAGAAGGCGATCAAACATTACCAGCGGGGTGTCGCACGGGCGGATTCTGCCTCGTACTAT CGCTTGGGAATGATGATTCTTTTGGGTCAGCATGGACAGCATCAGGATTTCAACACTGGGTTGGAATACATCCGGCTGGCAGCGCAGTCATGCGACCAGAACGCACCTCAAGGTGCATAC GTATACGGCATGCTCTTGGCTCGGGAGCTCCCTCAAGTGAGCGTCCCAGAAAGCTTCTTACCTCTTGATCTGAACATGGCACGTGTCAATATCGAAAAGGCAGCATATCACGGGTTTGCCAAGGCTCAAGTCAAGATGGGTGCTGCATATGAACTCTGTCAACTGAGCTGTGATTTCAACCCCGCACTTTCTCTGCACTACAATGCCCTGGCAGCCCGCCAAGGCGAGCCCGACGCCGAGATGGCGATCAGCAAATGGTTCCTGTGTGGACATGAGGGTATCTTTGAGAAGAATGACGAGCTGGCATTTAAATATGCCCAGCGTGCGGCCCAGAGTGGTCTTCCCACAGCTGAATTCGCTTTGGGTTACTTCTATGAGGTTGGTATCTATGTGTCGGTGGATATCAAGGAAGCTCGCTCTTGGTACACCAAGGCTGCTGCCAGTGGTAACAAGGATGCATCTGGCCGGATTGAAAGCATCTCGCGCTCAAAAACTCTGTCAAGAAAGGACCATGAGAAGATCGCAATCTCACGCATCAAGTCGACACGATACACCGCTCATCAACGAGGCAACTCCCTGGCATCAACCCCAGAAAATATCGAAATGCCAGATCCTTCAAGGATGACCTTGTCTGACGGTTCACCATCTGGGGCTCCTTACCCCGATCGTCCTCACTCTACTCGTCCGCGGCCTCAGCAGGGTTATCAGTTGTCAGACACTCGCCCAAGCTCAGCCTTTGGCGTCAATCCCAACCTTCGATCCAACGTAAACGTACCCTCGGGGTATGCTGAGCCACCTCCCCAGAGCCCCGGCTCTTACACACCATCTTATGGACCCGGCGAGCTTGGTGGACCTGGCGGACCCGTGAACTACCGCCAGCCTGGCCCTGGAACCCCTCTCAGCGCTCCTGCTGGGCCTACAAGCCCGCAGGCTGGTAACATGACCGGTCCTGGCGGGGCTCCTCGTCTCGATATTGGCTATTCTGCACCAATGTCACCTTCAGGTGGGCGCCGCCCACCACCTCGACTAGACTCGGCTCCCGATCGCAAGCCTATGAGACCTCCTGTTTCTGGCCACTCTGGAATGTCCTCACCCAATATGGTATCTCCTCGTCCGCCTGGTTCGCCCTCAATCCCTCCACGCATGGAGTCTCGGCAACAGTCTCACGGTTCGGGTGCTTCCACGCCTCAGCCTGCACCCTCAGTCCCGTCGTCGACATCATTCGCACCCCAGCAGAAGCCTGCCAAGCCGCCAAGCAAGGGACCCAAGACCTTTGAAGAGATGGGTGTTCCTAGTGCGAATAAAGATAGTGATTGC ATTGTGATGTGA
- a CDS encoding Tat binding protein 1-interacting, producing MAPRKPKSHDPAGDDDASMIREYLRQQNRPYSALDVSANLHNKVTKTQAVKLLRDLLEKKEIEGRVSGKQTVYHALQDPSDITTPEVAAAVKLDIERLDDEISTLKANEKKARAELAALHAKPRISDLRQDIIRLESEESAIQARLASHHECDPVRISPEDRENLEKEWKYWQRHANVRRHICRDLWGQCSEVLPENMTAAELWESLGLEGTLQ from the exons ATGGCTCCGCGTAAGCCCAAGAGTCATGATCCCGCCGGAGATGATG ATGCTTCAATGATCCGGGAATACCTTC GTCAACAGAA TCGTCCATACTCA GCCCTTGATGTCTCTGCAAACCTTCACAACAAAGTGACCAAAA CCCAAGCCGTAAAACTTCTCCGGGACTTgcttgaaaagaaagagattgAAGGAAGGGTTTCTG GAAAACAGACAGTCTACCATGCTCTACAGGATCCCTCAGACATCACAACCCCAGAGGTAGCCGCGGCTGTCAAGCTTGACATCGAGAGGCTCGATGATGAGATTTCAACTCTAAAGGCAAACGAAAAGAAGGCCCGAGCAGAGTTAGCAGCCCTGCATGCAAAGCCCCGGATATCCGATCTCCGGCAGGACATCATCCGTCTTGAGAGCGAGGAATCGGCGATACAGGCTCGCCTGGCAAGTCACCACGAGTGCGACCCTGTTCGGATATCACCAGAAGATAGAGAAAATCTCGAAAAGGAATGGAAGTATTGGCAGCGGCATGCCAACGTGCGCCGTCACATCTGTCGCGATCTCTGGGGACAATGCTCTGAGGTACTTCCGGAGAACATGACTGCGGCGGAGTTGTGG GAATCTTTGGGGCTTGAAGGAACGCTCCAATAA
- a CDS encoding Zinc finger, CCCH-type: protein MQVSTRPTPFRRTSHLEMRGRAPLPVSSGAQNPQNGHSRNPSALDVARSPPNQSNKNTKHVPCKFFRQGACQAGPACPFLHSTDAGIDYAPCKYFAKGNCKFGAKCALAHILPDGRRVNRPTGNMGMGSGHLNLGGRVNPQAYVNQDSALTNSVLSQQRMNGHEQTRYAPQLAPQEEYGSLHGQQQPLYDGIPTIDTGLASDAGSKYGSPAEDVRYPMSPSNNHLSALDAGLPASFDSQGISHAARYGPVAASMPSQYGLESPPPQRPGHADIFRNLRDIGYATSLRKHPSNIGSSPPALEDTGGTRFLHSSRHVKPRMLSASVPRPMVLEDWDENFPMEEDYLPVNLHDDVLTPQEKLRRLSRTDNDLSSSHRDISGLGMTGTSFSKTGSPLASSPSRFGALFAKQRQRKEEESHGSASFHIGSPLRESSLNPITSPSLGPIGSSRASHEGASFISSPGRQSSMSMISEQLGGMGLHPGSARQSSAGPSGLLDRIISSPVSTSKIEEEEQSDLVFDMEEEVGNKRTSALWSENKETSS, encoded by the exons ATGCAGGTGTCTACTCGTCCTACACCATTTCGTCGAACCAGTCACTTAGAGATGAGAGGTCGTGCGCCTCTTCCGGTTTCTTCTGGGGCGCAGAACCCCCAGAATGGACATTCTCGCAATCCATCGGCACTTGACGTTGCCCGCAGCCCGCCGAATCAGAGCAATAAGA ACACTAAACATGTTCCGTGCAAATTCTTCCGCCAGGGTGCCTGTCAGGCAGGCCCCGCATGTCCTTTTTTACACTCCACCGATGCCGGAATTGACTACGCTCCTTGCAAATATTTTGCAAAG GGAAACTGCAAGTTCGGCGCAAAATGCGCTTTGGCGCACATCCTACCAGATGGACGGAGAGTCAACCGGCCGACTGGGAACATGGGAATGGGAAGCGGCCACCTCAATCTCGGCGGCCGAGTGAATCCACAAGCCTATGTCAACCAGGACTCTGCCTTGACCAACTCGGTGCTCTCCCAACAGCGCATGAACGGCCACGAGCAGACTCGATACGCCCCGCAATTGGCCCCGCAGGAGGAATATGGATCCCTGCATGGGCAGCAACAACCACTCTATGATGGTATCCCCACGATCGATACGGGTTTGGCCTCCGATGCCGGCTCCAAGTATGGATCTCCGGCAGAAGATGTTCGATATCCCATGTCGCCTAGTAACAACCACCTGAGCGCTCTCGATGCGGGCCTCCCTGCTTCGTTCGACAGCCAAGGAATCTCTCATGCTGCCCGCTACGGTCCGGTGGCTGCTTCCATGCCCTCGCAATATGGATTGGAATCGCCACCACCCCAGAGACCGGGACATGCAGATATTTTCCGAAATTTACGCGATATTGGCTATGCTACCAGCTTGCGCAAGCATCCATCGAACATCGGATCCTCTCCCCCTGCTCTCGAAGACACAGGCGGTACCCGGTTCTTGCACTCTTCGCGCCACGTCAAGCCGCGCATGCTTTCCGCCAGTGTTCCTCGTCCCATGGTCCTTGAGGACTGGGATGAGAACTTCCCCATGGAGGAGGATTACCTACCAGTCAACCTGCACGACGATGTTCTGACCCCGCAGGAAAAGCTGCGCCGTCTCTCCAGAACTGATAACGACCTAAGCTCCAGCCACCGGGACATCAGCGGCCTTGGCATGACCGGCACCAGTTTCTCTAAGACAGGTTCTCCCCTGGCGTCGAGCCCGTCTCGGTTTGGTGCATTATTTGCCAAGCAGCGCCAGCGCAAGGAGGAGGAATCTCATGGATCTGCCTCTTTCCACATCGGTTCTCCTCTCCGTGAATCATCACTGAACCCAATCACCAGTCCTAGCCTGGGACCTATTGGCAGTAGCCGGGCATCTCACGAAGGGGCGTCGTTTATCTCGAGCCCCGGACGTCAATCCTCAATGTCGATGATTTCTGAGCAGCTTGGCGGCATGGGCCTTCACCCTGGTTCTGCTCGCCAGTCATCTGCTGGTCCTAGCGGTCTCCTTGACCGAATCATCTCCTCTCCTGTCAGCACCAGCAAaattgaggaggaagagcagAGTGACCTGGTCTTTGACATGGAGGAAGAAGTCGGCAATAAGCGGACCAGTGCTTTATGGAGTgagaacaaagaaacatccTCCTAA
- a CDS encoding RSC complex subunit (RSC1), putative has translation MESEKELSQPPREQPVNSIENDGAITRETWKLMMDVVMAIYDYREEDGHDPSRLFHRSVNKRYVPDYYDIIKEPMALSILKARINKREYKHFSEFVRDCALIPHNAQTYNRPKSQAYEDALVVKEVFTSEFRKLAAQGLIPADEAELPDLGEIPEADPLPDDDEEEEEEEEDEDEDSEDEGRRRKKPGPKPGFKRGLTQKHEPDLRKKRGRPPRVDTPMEIRIKTILKGIRKFKGAGGHLKITHFERLPDKAAYPDYYLETKEPIAIDIIKRKSKRKKYNSVDHFMRDLDLMFENAKAYNQSDSQIFKDAVDLQTESRKLAEQEKKKPDSEFLMEDGRFPLPDGILHRGELWKVGDWVHIQNQNDVSKPIVAQIYRTWQDSDGEKWINACWYYRPEQTVHHFEKHFYPNEVVKTGQYRDHRIDEIVDRCFVMFFTRYSRGRPRDLAPDKEIYVCEARYNEEKHKLNKIKTWASCLPDEVREKDYEMDLFDVPRKIKKIPSPIKHHLKEDSKETDDLPRPTWGADNAPPVAGAVHRRPRDENESPPPEPTPSPPPPSLPQSVVPRQSLSQSLSGTAISPGVLTPAAPPIIIHTTPAPIRPPGFHQMTPSQAFTASLQRRASQLASTPQTSAGAYQPSPPAQAYSAAQQTPYSGYPQNRMQAPPAVYNPNAPRPVEVFHLSDAANAAIPEDIRDQFHCDDHGRVLFFSAPPVDFIPPSKQKLGHSLKYLATKEEHQKRVEERKRKLAVEQKEQDEAAKRRRAEVETELMGRAGALTGKAVETLVQCVVTGTDQLYEYLHPARDDDPMEIDGVRERGAVADRQAMEQTQQIQAQSTKDGLINLKGTALYLDEA, from the exons ATGGAGTCCGAGAAAGAGCTATCGCAACCCCCGCGTGAACAACCCGTCAACTCCATCGAGAATGACGGTGCGATCACCCGCGAAACATGGAAACTGATGATGGACGTGGTCATGGCAATTTATGACTACCGAGAAGAAGA TGGTCATGACCCGTCGCGACTATTCCATCGCAGTGTCAACAAGCGCTATGTTCCCGACTATTACGATATCATCAAGGAGCCGATGGCTCTGAGTATTTTGAAAGCGCGTATCAACAAACGGGAGTACAAGCACTTTTCTGAATTTGTCCGCGATTGCGCGTTG ATCCCGCATAATGCGCAAACATACAACAGACCTAAATCACAGGCCTATGAAGATGCGCTGGTCGTCAAA GAAGTTTTTACCTCCGAGTTCAGAAAGCTGGCCGCCCAAGGCCTGATCCCGGCTGATGAAGCAGAGCTACCTGATCTTGGAGAGATACCAGAGGCCGATCCACTccctgatgatgatgaggaagaggaggaggaagaagaagatgaggatgaagactCCGAGGATGAGGGCCGACGAAGAAAGAAGCCCGGTCCTAAGCCCGGCTTCAAGCGTGGATTGACTCAAAAGCACGAACCCGACCTTCGCAAGAAACGAGGCCGTCCTCCCCGCGTCGACACTCCGATGGAAATCCGTATCAAGACAATCCTGAAGGGAATTCGGAAGTTCAAGGGCGCCGGTGGCCACCTGAAGATCACACACTTTGAACGCCTTCCCGACAAAGCCGCTTATCCGGACTACTACTTGGAGACCAAGGAACCCATCGCCATCGACATCATCAAGCGCAAGTCCAAGCGCAAGAAGTACAACTCCGTCGACCATTTCATgcgcgatcttgatctcATGTTCGAAAATGCCAAGGCTTACAATCAGTCCGACAGTCAGATCTTCAAGGATGCGGTTGACCTGCAAACCGAGTCACGCAAGTTGGCCGAgcaagaaaagaagaagcctGATAGCGAGTTCTTGATGGAAGACGGACGTTTCCCACTCCCTGATGGTATTCTCCACCGCGGTGAACTATGGAAGGTTGGCGACTGGGTTCATATCCAAAACCAAAATGATGTGAGCAAGCCCATCGTTGCACAGATCTACCGGACCTGGCAGGACTCTGATGGAGAGAAATGGATCAACGCATGTTGGTACTATCGCCCTGAGCAGACGGTGCATCACTTCGAGAAGCACTTCTACCCGAATGAAGTTGTGAAGACTGGGCAATACCGAGACCACCGGATTGATGAGATTGTGGATCGCTGCTTCGTCATGTTCTTCACCCGCTACAGCCGCGGTCGTCCAAGGGATCTCGCACCGGATAAAGAAATCTACGTTTGCGAGGCTCGGTACAATGAGGAGAAACACAAGTTGAACAAGATCAAGACATGGGCCAGCTGTCTGCCAGATGAAGTGCGAGAGAAAGACTACGAGATGGATCTCTTCGATGTGCCTCGCAAGATCAAGAAAATTCCTAGTCCGATCAAGCATCATCTGAAAGAGGATTCCAAGGAGACTGATGACCTCCCTCGGCCGACCTGGGGAGCCGACAATGCACCTCCTGTTGCCGGCGCTGTTCACCGCCGTCCACGAGATGAGAAT GAATCCCCACCACCCGAGCCAACCCCATCCCCGCCTCCTCCATCTTTGCCCCAGTCTGTAGTACCCCGTCAATCACTGAGCCAATCACTTTCCGGAACAGCCATAAGCCCAGGAGTCCTTACCCCAGCAGCACCCCCAATCATTATCCACACTACTCCCGCCCCCATCCGCCCACCAGGCTTTCACCAAATGACCCCATCCCAAGCCTTTACAGCATCTCTTCAGCGCCGCGCAAGCCAGCTCGCTTCCACCCCGCAAACATCAGCAGGCGCATACCAGCCCTCACCACCGGCCCAGGCATACTCTGCGGCCCAGCAAACTCCCTACTCCGGTTACCCCCAAAATCGGATGCAGGCCCCGCCAGCCGTGTACAACCCCAACGCACCGCGGCCAGTGGAAGTCTTTCATTTGAGCGATGCAGCCAACGCCGCTATCCCAGAAGACATCCGCGACCAATTCCACTGCGATGATCACGGCCGCGTGCTCTTCTTCTCCGCGCCGCCGGTGGACTTCATCCCGCCCTCAAAGCAGAAGCTCGGTCATTCACTGAAATACCTCGCTACCAAGGAGGAACACCAGAAAAGGGTTGAGGAGCGGAAACGCAAGCTGGCTGTTGAGCAGAAAGAACAAGATGAAGCTGCAAAGCGCCGGCGCGCTGAGGTAGAGACTGAGCTTATGGGCCGTGCCGGTGCGCTTACTGGTAAGGCGGTTGAGACGCTGGTGCAGTGTGTCGTCACGGGTACGGATCAGCTCTATGAATATCTCCATCCGGCTCGAGATGATGATCCTATGGAAATCGATGGAGTGCGGGAGCGTGGTGCCGTGGCAGATCGCCAGGCTATGGAACAGACACAGCAGATTCAGGCTCAGTCTACGAAGGATGGTTTGATCAATTTGAAGGGTACTGCCTTGTACCTGGACGAAGCTTAG